The Macrococcoides canis genome has a window encoding:
- a CDS encoding ABC transporter permease has protein sequence MKIIYTILLLLILSVISMFIGVVDLSPSNLLNLDENQKNILLNSRLPRTFAIILAGVALSVAGLLMQQLTRNKFVSPTTAGTMDFAKFGVLIAMIFFAQAPLLIKLSFSIVSAIIGTMMFMWIVNRIKFKDAIFIPLVGLMLGNIVSSLATFMALRFNAVQSISNFFVGDFSMITKGRYEVLFIIIPMVIVIYLFAHHFTIVGMGESFSKNLGISYAKIMNLGVIIAAIVSATVVVTIGVLPFLGLIIPNIVGLFVGDHMNKALPYTALFGAILVMVADIFSRLIIFPYEIPIGLTLGIVGSVIFMAILLKRRKSYV, from the coding sequence ATGAAAATAATTTACACCATACTACTGTTGCTGATTTTGTCTGTAATCTCTATGTTTATTGGTGTTGTAGATTTAAGCCCATCAAATTTACTTAATTTAGATGAGAATCAAAAGAATATTTTGTTGAACAGTCGACTGCCGAGGACGTTTGCTATTATATTAGCGGGTGTGGCATTAAGTGTAGCTGGTTTGTTAATGCAGCAGCTCACACGTAATAAATTTGTATCACCAACGACAGCAGGTACGATGGATTTTGCGAAGTTTGGTGTATTGATTGCAATGATATTCTTTGCACAGGCACCATTACTTATTAAATTATCGTTCAGTATTGTTTCAGCGATTATCGGTACGATGATGTTTATGTGGATTGTCAATCGCATTAAGTTTAAGGATGCAATCTTTATTCCGCTTGTAGGGCTCATGCTCGGTAACATCGTTTCAAGTTTAGCGACGTTTATGGCACTGCGTTTTAATGCGGTGCAAAGTATTTCTAACTTCTTTGTGGGAGATTTCTCGATGATAACGAAAGGGCGTTATGAAGTATTATTCATTATCATTCCGATGGTTATCGTGATTTATCTCTTTGCACATCATTTTACAATCGTCGGAATGGGTGAATCTTTCAGTAAGAACTTAGGTATATCTTACGCAAAGATAATGAATCTCGGTGTTATTATTGCAGCGATTGTATCTGCAACAGTAGTGGTAACGATTGGGGTATTACCATTTTTAGGATTAATTATTCCGAATATTGTTGGATTGTTTGTCGGGGATCATATGAATAAAGCATTACCGTACACAGCACTATTTGGTGCAATTCTCGTCATGGTAGCAGATATTTTCAGTCGATTGATCATCTTCCCTTACGAGATTCCAATCGGTCTCACGCTTGGTATTGTTGGAAGTGTTATCTTTATGGCGATTCTCCTGAAGAGGAGGAAGTCATATGTCTAG
- the hemQ gene encoding hydrogen peroxide-dependent heme synthase — protein sequence MNEAAKTLDGWYSLHLFYAIDFTSLKILEQSERTAMVEEFKAFINTLEDNHVAKEGSYALYNITGQKADLMLWLLRPEMKDLTALENKFNKLAIRDFLIPTYSYVSVIELSNYLAGDSNEDPYENPHIKARLYPELPRSEYVCFYPMDKRRQGEDNWYMLDMDHRKGLMRSHGMIGRGYAGIVKQFITGSVGFDDYEWGVTLFSDDVLQFKKLVYEMRFDEVSARYGEFGGFYVGNILTVNDLQDLFAL from the coding sequence ATGAATGAAGCAGCAAAAACTCTAGATGGATGGTATAGCTTACATCTATTCTATGCAATTGATTTTACAAGCCTTAAAATTTTAGAACAAAGCGAAAGAACTGCAATGGTTGAAGAATTTAAAGCGTTTATCAACACTTTAGAAGATAACCACGTTGCAAAAGAAGGTTCATACGCGTTATACAACATTACAGGACAAAAAGCTGACTTAATGCTTTGGTTATTACGCCCTGAAATGAAAGACTTAACAGCACTAGAAAACAAATTCAACAAACTTGCGATCAGAGATTTCTTAATCCCTACATACTCATACGTTTCAGTAATCGAGTTAAGCAACTACTTAGCAGGTGACTCTAACGAAGATCCATATGAGAACCCACATATTAAAGCAAGACTATATCCAGAATTACCACGTTCTGAATATGTATGTTTCTACCCGATGGATAAACGCCGTCAAGGTGAAGACAACTGGTACATGTTAGATATGGATCACCGTAAAGGACTCATGCGCTCACACGGTATGATCGGTCGTGGATACGCAGGTATCGTTAAACAATTCATCACAGGATCAGTAGGATTCGATGACTATGAATGGGGCGTTACACTATTCTCAGACGACGTATTACAATTTAAGAAACTTGTATACGAAATGAGATTTGACGAAGTGTCAGCACGTTACGGTGAATTTGGTGGCTTCTACGTAGGAAACATCCTTACAGTGAATGACCTTCAGGATTTATTTGCATTATAA
- a CDS encoding iron chelate uptake ABC transporter family permease subunit, translating to MSSQMKKTSALIIVMLLLMTGFVMIQLNFAILDYVLPSRLRKLAAILLVGAAIGVSSLVFQSITENHLLTPSVIGLDAVYLFIQTIIIFLFGKMGEVVFNVYTNFFVSVILMIAFTLGLFNLVFKKNTSVYFVLLFGIVMGTCFSSLSSFMHMVMNPDDFLLLQDKLFASFNTVNEKLLIISCALIIILLIYIYKKSYELDVLSLGKTHAINLGVNVDKLTRNMLLVIAILVSISTALVGPITFLGIIVCNVTYQLMQTFKHQYLIISVIAVSAITLLLGQMINQYFFDGTTEITILINFIGGIYFIYLLFKEGAHD from the coding sequence ATGTCTAGTCAAATGAAAAAGACGAGTGCACTTATTATCGTGATGTTACTTCTTATGACAGGGTTTGTGATGATTCAGCTGAACTTTGCAATTCTTGACTATGTTCTCCCTTCAAGATTAAGGAAGCTTGCAGCGATATTACTTGTCGGTGCTGCAATTGGAGTATCATCACTCGTATTCCAGTCTATTACTGAGAATCATTTATTGACACCTTCAGTTATCGGCTTAGATGCAGTGTACTTATTTATCCAGACCATCATTATCTTCTTGTTCGGGAAGATGGGAGAAGTGGTGTTTAATGTATACACAAACTTCTTCGTATCAGTAATATTAATGATTGCGTTTACGTTAGGATTATTTAATCTTGTGTTCAAGAAGAATACGTCCGTATACTTTGTACTGCTGTTCGGTATTGTAATGGGGACATGTTTCTCAAGTTTATCCAGCTTTATGCATATGGTTATGAATCCAGATGACTTTCTGCTGTTACAGGATAAATTATTTGCGAGCTTTAATACGGTGAATGAGAAGCTATTAATTATCAGTTGTGCACTCATCATCATATTACTGATATATATTTATAAGAAATCATATGAGTTAGATGTGTTAAGTCTCGGGAAGACCCATGCAATCAATCTTGGTGTCAACGTCGACAAGCTTACACGTAATATGCTGCTCGTCATCGCAATACTGGTCAGCATCTCAACAGCACTCGTTGGACCGATTACGTTTTTAGGTATTATCGTATGTAACGTAACATATCAGCTCATGCAGACATTCAAACACCAATATTTAATCATTTCTGTAATTGCAGTATCCGCAATTACATTGTTACTTGGCCAGATGATCAATCAATATTTCTTCGATGGCACGACAGAGATTACGATACTTATCAACTTTATCGGAGGAATTTACTTCATATACTTATTATTCAAGGAGGGCGCTCATGATTAA
- a CDS encoding APC family permease, with translation MNKHHGEQALEKTIGFWTAITVVIGTIIGSGVFVKPSVVLNHAGTSDLAIWAWVVGGILTLAAGLTIAEVGAQIPKTGGLYAYIRDIYGPFWGFLTGWMQTVIYGPAIIASLSLFFGILVTNFFGINPALGIWIGIAAFTFLVILNILGTNAGGAMQTFTTICKLIPVFAIIIFGLLWGKEGVFGHNVTNLIENKEEINFGRAVLATLFAYDGWILLTNLTGEMKNAKRNLPLAMLVGLSVVTFAYVLINIAVFKVIPAETLVGLGNTSSAEAAKILFGDLGSKFVNIGVIISIFGCLNGKIMTFPRIPFAMADDNLLPFAKFISYVSPKFKTPIGAMITMYVVSMILLLLTIVIPEIVNADYLSEICIFVIYIFYIASFIGLFILRKQNKGQNRDYSVPLYPIVPIVAMGGGLFIIISTLMSDFIGSMLGVLFVVIGIPFYFMLRKKHV, from the coding sequence ATGAATAAACATCATGGAGAACAAGCACTTGAAAAAACAATAGGATTCTGGACTGCGATAACGGTAGTTATCGGAACAATTATTGGTTCAGGTGTATTCGTCAAACCTTCTGTAGTGCTTAATCATGCAGGTACAAGCGATTTAGCAATTTGGGCCTGGGTTGTCGGAGGTATATTAACATTAGCAGCAGGTCTGACAATTGCTGAAGTAGGCGCACAAATACCAAAAACCGGAGGACTTTACGCTTATATTAGAGATATATACGGTCCATTCTGGGGCTTTTTAACAGGTTGGATGCAGACGGTCATCTATGGCCCAGCAATTATTGCTTCACTTTCATTATTCTTCGGCATACTTGTAACGAACTTTTTTGGAATTAATCCAGCTCTAGGGATATGGATTGGTATCGCAGCATTTACTTTTCTTGTTATCCTTAATATTCTTGGTACAAATGCCGGCGGTGCGATGCAGACCTTCACTACAATCTGTAAGTTGATTCCCGTATTTGCTATTATCATCTTCGGTTTACTGTGGGGTAAAGAAGGCGTATTCGGACATAACGTAACAAACTTGATTGAAAATAAAGAAGAAATTAATTTCGGCCGTGCAGTACTTGCAACTTTATTCGCATATGACGGATGGATTCTACTGACAAACTTAACAGGAGAGATGAAAAATGCAAAACGTAACCTACCGCTTGCGATGCTTGTAGGATTAAGCGTTGTTACATTTGCATATGTACTCATCAATATTGCTGTCTTTAAAGTCATCCCTGCTGAAACGCTTGTCGGACTAGGAAACACTTCATCTGCGGAAGCCGCTAAAATATTATTCGGAGATCTCGGTTCTAAATTTGTTAATATCGGTGTTATCATCTCGATATTCGGTTGCTTAAACGGAAAAATCATGACTTTCCCTCGTATTCCATTTGCTATGGCTGATGATAACTTATTGCCATTTGCGAAGTTTATCAGCTATGTAAGCCCTAAATTTAAAACACCAATCGGCGCAATGATCACAATGTATGTTGTAAGTATGATTCTTCTTTTACTTACAATCGTAATTCCTGAAATCGTGAACGCTGACTACTTATCTGAAATATGTATATTCGTAATTTATATCTTCTATATCGCTAGCTTTATCGGACTGTTTATATTACGTAAACAAAATAAAGGACAAAATCGTGATTATTCAGTACCGTTATATCCGATTGTCCCTATCGTTGCGATGGGGGGAGGACTATTCATTATCATCAGTACATTAATGAGTGATTTCATCGGTTCCATGCTCGGTGTACTTTTTGTAGTTATTGGAATTCCATTTTATTTCATGTTGCGCAAAAAACATGTTTAA
- a CDS encoding DUF423 domain-containing protein, which translates to MKLFLIIGALNAMLAVALGAFGAHGLEGKLSAKYMDIWDKATTYQMYHALGIIAIAILNGTTKMNLNTAGWLMTLGIVFFSGSLYVLALTQIKVLGAITPIGGVLFIAGWVMLMIAAIKY; encoded by the coding sequence ATGAAATTATTTTTAATTATAGGTGCACTTAACGCAATGTTAGCAGTCGCACTTGGTGCATTCGGTGCACATGGTTTAGAGGGTAAGTTAAGTGCAAAGTACATGGATATATGGGATAAAGCAACGACATATCAAATGTATCATGCACTTGGTATTATTGCGATTGCGATTTTAAATGGTACTACGAAGATGAACTTAAATACAGCAGGATGGTTAATGACGCTAGGTATCGTATTTTTCAGTGGATCACTTTATGTATTAGCATTAACACAAATTAAAGTACTCGGTGCGATCACTCCAATCGGTGGTGTATTGTTTATCGCAGGTTGGGTTATGCTGATGATAGCAGCAATTAAATATTAA
- a CDS encoding iron ABC transporter ATP-binding protein, with protein sequence MIKVSNLYKNIGNKTILKDVSTEIKKGAITAIIGPNGAGKSTLLSAITRLSDFDKGTVQLNDKEISEMKSDDIAMQLAVLKQSNHTNLKITVRDLVNFGRFPYSKGRLTKEDERIVNEAIDYLELKPFETRFLDELSGGQRQRAYIAMTLAQDTDYIFLDEPLNNLDMKHSVQMMQLLRRLVREKGKTIVIVIHDINFASCYADYIIALKDGEVLLDGTKNECITTENLKSVYDMDINIECIFGQQICVYFDDESMTVDEFIEEVQAV encoded by the coding sequence ATGATTAAAGTTAGCAATCTGTATAAGAACATCGGTAATAAAACAATATTAAAAGACGTGTCAACGGAAATTAAAAAAGGTGCAATTACAGCGATTATCGGTCCGAATGGAGCAGGTAAGAGTACGTTATTATCCGCTATTACGAGACTGTCAGATTTTGATAAAGGAACAGTGCAGTTAAACGATAAAGAAATCAGTGAAATGAAAAGCGACGATATTGCAATGCAGCTTGCAGTATTGAAACAAAGCAACCATACGAATTTAAAGATAACAGTACGTGATCTTGTAAACTTCGGAAGATTCCCGTATTCAAAAGGACGTCTTACGAAAGAAGACGAACGCATCGTTAATGAAGCAATCGACTATTTAGAGCTAAAGCCATTTGAAACAAGATTCCTTGATGAACTATCAGGTGGACAAAGACAACGCGCATATATCGCGATGACACTTGCGCAAGATACAGACTATATCTTCCTTGATGAGCCACTAAACAATCTTGATATGAAGCACTCTGTACAAATGATGCAGCTATTACGACGTTTAGTACGCGAAAAAGGAAAAACAATTGTCATCGTTATTCATGATATCAACTTTGCATCTTGCTATGCAGACTACATCATCGCACTCAAAGATGGAGAAGTATTACTGGACGGCACGAAAAATGAATGTATCACAACAGAAAACTTGAAGTCCGTATACGACATGGATATTAATATCGAATGCATATTCGGACAGCAAATTTGTGTATACTTCGACGATGAAAGTATGACAGTAGATGAATTTATAGAAGAAGTTCAGGCAGTGTAA
- a CDS encoding DUF5327 family protein gives MNDKLIQKLSEEIEALRRSSTTTEFNKHLYAIEMMANIGQSETKSISAPAYIPAESPPVKQTGPHEAISPEELKMMGAKVVSNDSKIKTDDGFGNGDSIFDF, from the coding sequence GTGAACGATAAACTCATTCAGAAATTGTCTGAAGAAATAGAAGCACTTAGACGATCATCAACTACGACGGAATTCAATAAACATCTCTATGCGATAGAAATGATGGCAAATATCGGACAAAGCGAAACGAAATCAATATCTGCACCTGCATATATACCTGCAGAATCGCCACCAGTAAAACAAACTGGACCACACGAAGCGATTTCACCAGAAGAACTGAAGATGATGGGTGCTAAAGTTGTATCGAACGATAGTAAGATTAAGACAGATGATGGTTTTGGTAATGGAGATTCAATCTTTGATTTTTAA
- the pta gene encoding phosphate acetyltransferase encodes MANLLEVLNEKLSGKNVKIVLPEGNDERVLQAAVELHKGDKVTPIVLGDKTEIEALATKLGVAIDGIELMDPTTSDLREDLIAKFVERRKGKATEEQATEMLKDPNYFGTMLVYAGHAAGLVSGAAHSTADTVRPALQIIKTKPGVSRTSGVFFMMRDEEQYVMGDCAINPQLDSQALAEIAIESAKTAKQFGMEPKVAMLSFSTKGSAKTPETEKVTEATKLAQEKLASEADLQGVVIDGEFQFDAAFVPSVAAKKAPESPIQGDANVFVFPSLEAGNIGYKIAQRLGGFDAVGPILQGLNAPVNDLSRGCSTEDVVSLSIITAAQSL; translated from the coding sequence ATGGCTAATTTATTAGAAGTATTAAACGAGAAACTTTCAGGGAAAAATGTAAAAATCGTATTACCTGAAGGAAACGACGAAAGAGTATTACAAGCAGCAGTTGAATTACACAAAGGAGATAAAGTAACTCCTATCGTGTTAGGTGATAAAACTGAAATTGAAGCACTTGCTACAAAGTTAGGTGTTGCGATTGATGGTATTGAACTAATGGATCCTACTACAAGCGACTTACGTGAAGATTTAATCGCGAAGTTTGTTGAACGCCGTAAAGGTAAAGCGACAGAAGAACAAGCGACTGAAATGTTAAAGGATCCAAACTATTTCGGTACGATGTTAGTATATGCTGGTCATGCTGCGGGGTTAGTATCAGGTGCAGCGCATTCTACAGCGGATACTGTTCGTCCTGCATTACAGATCATTAAGACGAAGCCAGGCGTATCTCGTACATCAGGTGTATTCTTCATGATGCGTGATGAAGAACAGTACGTTATGGGTGACTGTGCAATTAACCCTCAATTAGATTCACAAGCATTAGCTGAGATCGCGATTGAATCAGCGAAGACTGCAAAACAATTCGGTATGGAACCGAAAGTTGCAATGTTAAGCTTCTCAACGAAAGGTTCAGCAAAGACACCTGAGACTGAGAAAGTTACAGAAGCAACGAAATTAGCGCAAGAAAAATTAGCATCAGAAGCAGACTTACAAGGTGTCGTAATTGATGGTGAATTCCAGTTTGATGCTGCATTCGTTCCTTCAGTTGCAGCGAAGAAAGCACCTGAATCTCCAATTCAAGGTGATGCAAATGTTTTCGTATTTCCTTCATTAGAAGCGGGTAATATCGGTTACAAGATTGCTCAGCGTTTAGGTGGATTCGACGCAGTTGGACCAATCTTACAAGGATTAAATGCACCAGTAAATGATTTATCACGCGGATGTTCTACTGAAGATGTAGTATCATTATCAATCATTACTGCAGCACAATCACTATAA
- a CDS encoding ferrated catecholamine ABC transporter substrate-binding lipoprotein SstD, which produces MKRIIGLIITLSLILVLAACGGTKDSSKTDDKTSGGSDDKAETVKIDNKYKLMGEKEDGSDAKDVSETVEVTKNPKNVAVFDYGTLTTLKEIGADENVKGMPKGEGNRSLPEFLKDYKDDKYVNLGSLKEPNFEKLAEMQPDLILISARQANQKVMDEMKKAAPKAQIVYVGADENNYIDSIKVNTENIGKIFGKEKETEKLIADLDKKIEEVKAMTEKSDKKGLFVLANEGELSVFGKGGRFGFIHDVLGVKETDENITAKGHGQVINFEYINKKNPDIIFAMDRGVAVGGKSSAKQALSNDVIKNVNAIKDDKVVEVDPYLWYFSSGGAVTTVKQIEEVEKAYK; this is translated from the coding sequence ATGAAACGTATTATTGGATTAATTATCACATTATCATTAATTTTAGTATTAGCAGCATGTGGAGGAACGAAAGATTCTTCTAAAACAGACGACAAAACATCAGGTGGTTCAGACGATAAAGCTGAAACAGTAAAAATCGATAATAAATATAAGTTAATGGGTGAAAAAGAAGACGGTAGTGACGCGAAAGATGTATCTGAAACTGTTGAAGTAACGAAAAACCCGAAAAACGTTGCAGTATTTGATTACGGCACACTTACAACATTAAAAGAAATTGGTGCAGATGAGAACGTTAAAGGTATGCCTAAAGGTGAAGGGAACCGTAGCTTACCTGAATTCTTAAAAGACTATAAAGATGACAAATACGTAAACTTAGGTAGCTTAAAAGAACCAAACTTTGAAAAATTAGCTGAAATGCAGCCAGACTTAATCTTAATCTCAGCACGTCAGGCAAATCAGAAAGTAATGGATGAAATGAAAAAAGCAGCACCGAAAGCACAGATTGTATACGTTGGTGCAGATGAAAATAACTATATCGACAGCATTAAAGTGAATACTGAAAATATCGGAAAAATCTTCGGTAAGGAGAAAGAAACTGAAAAGCTTATTGCTGACTTAGATAAAAAAATCGAAGAAGTTAAAGCAATGACTGAGAAATCAGATAAAAAAGGATTATTCGTGTTAGCAAACGAAGGAGAACTTTCTGTATTTGGTAAAGGTGGACGTTTCGGATTTATTCATGATGTATTAGGTGTGAAAGAAACAGATGAAAACATTACAGCGAAAGGTCACGGACAAGTGATCAACTTCGAATATATCAACAAGAAGAATCCGGATATTATCTTTGCGATGGACCGTGGTGTAGCTGTAGGTGGGAAGTCTTCAGCAAAACAGGCGTTATCAAATGACGTTATTAAAAACGTTAACGCAATTAAAGATGATAAAGTTGTAGAAGTAGATCCATACTTATGGTACTTCTCAAGTGGTGGCGCTGTAACGACTGTGAAACAAATTGAAGAAGTAGAAAAAGCTTATAAATAA